A stretch of the Planktothricoides raciborskii GIHE-MW2 genome encodes the following:
- a CDS encoding RNA-binding protein yields the protein MSIRLYVGNLPKEIERQELEAVFADCGTAVTTKVIKDRKTGKCRGFGFVTVKNDEEADKIIEQFNGHIFQDSALKIEKALPRAKKKNESEAEEQPAPRANKAPASSSASSSSRRGGNNNKTRRNTQTTPEPEAIQPDPRWAADLEKLKKMLAAQAMNP from the coding sequence ATGTCAATTCGTCTTTATGTTGGCAATTTGCCCAAGGAAATAGAACGCCAAGAGTTAGAGGCAGTTTTTGCAGATTGCGGCACCGCTGTCACCACTAAGGTCATTAAAGACCGCAAAACTGGTAAATGTCGCGGTTTTGGTTTTGTCACCGTGAAAAACGATGAAGAGGCCGATAAAATTATTGAACAATTTAACGGGCATATCTTTCAAGACAGTGCGCTGAAAATTGAGAAAGCATTACCGCGTGCCAAGAAAAAGAATGAAAGCGAAGCAGAAGAACAACCAGCGCCACGGGCTAATAAAGCACCGGCCAGTTCTTCTGCTTCTTCTTCTTCTCGTCGGGGCGGAAACAACAACAAGACTCGGCGAAATACTCAGACCACTCCTGAACCTGAAGCCATTCAGCCGGATCCCCGCTGGGCTGCTGACCTAGAAAAACTCAAAAAAATGTTAGCGGCTCAAGCCATGAATCCCTAA
- a CDS encoding M48 family metalloprotease, whose product MGNSNLEIGLAALKQGDYQTAIATLENICETELHESTRLRAQIALVQAYQQIGDRYQACQLCQTLIHTQSTTNAPAKKWAMAKLRELSPSQDVVAASPPPPNSGNKNPGLINDPTGFMPFESPANSPANNPVNPSPTADPTGFVPLSPAPVTPKPPQPSNLPRPANSGKLTKSQPTTENQPPKNPGSGVKRPPKPPAPPKSPLLKGQGLSNGVRPAKPPLPPKMNMPPNSVSVVAPPPPPARPAAPIPQQPRFMQNGSDSPTADPSPTQSLTQTQPPAPSPEITWRQAGRAKNWRKMKPVKQGQLFLVQVTTAIALFWLMVEFVEFSFLLINDVLLKMPLLSPVQWFYQDQTWTVLLGLIGLFMASPWLMDLLLEKCYGLQPLSWKTLSDRSPEASKLLLQFSREQNIPQCKLGLLPTDAPMAISLGCLPRFARIVVSRGLLEKLEPDEIAAIYAGELGHILSGTLPLMSLAMLLLQIPYSIYLQVAKDGQPWEKVSTSQGQFMTVCATLISSVAYGFYWLLRWPVLWLSRLRLYHSDRAAAQLTGNPNGLSRALLKIAIGMAENIQTVGETSGLLEGWELLTPVGVRQAVTFGSCAGRTSWENLLTWERSNPWRPWMTLNNSHLLLGDRLYILSLYAKFWQLEPELDFVASPKGKLEKSAIQRFILQVIPFFGLPLGLAIGLGFWAIGGIGGILGIEQVTWLWGDRITLLSCLPIGISMGILLRINQFFPDLPPPTSSLPELSELLTNPTSLPIDSQPIYLEGKLLGRSGISNALAQDLILQSSEGLIKLHCFAKLGPFAYLWPLQNRPIDLVGSQVKITGWFRRGATVWVDVENMETIAESQRSRLSFPGGHPIWSTILAAIAAIWGVYLNLQGGAVF is encoded by the coding sequence ATGGGCAACTCTAATCTAGAGATTGGTTTGGCAGCCTTAAAACAAGGAGATTACCAAACCGCGATCGCCACTTTAGAAAATATCTGTGAAACAGAACTGCACGAGTCCACAAGATTACGGGCACAGATCGCTTTGGTGCAAGCTTATCAGCAGATAGGCGATCGCTATCAAGCTTGCCAACTTTGTCAAACCCTGATTCACACCCAATCGACAACCAATGCCCCAGCGAAAAAATGGGCAATGGCCAAGTTACGGGAATTAAGCCCATCTCAGGATGTCGTAGCGGCATCCCCCCCGCCACCCAATTCAGGAAACAAGAATCCGGGCTTAATCAATGATCCCACAGGTTTTATGCCTTTTGAGAGTCCGGCAAATAGTCCGGCAAATAACCCAGTCAACCCGTCACCCACCGCAGACCCGACAGGTTTTGTCCCCTTATCTCCGGCGCCAGTAACCCCTAAACCTCCTCAACCCAGCAACCTACCCAGACCGGCAAATTCGGGAAAATTAACTAAATCTCAACCCACCACAGAAAATCAGCCCCCTAAAAACCCTGGGTCTGGGGTCAAGCGACCTCCCAAACCGCCAGCGCCGCCAAAATCTCCTTTACTCAAGGGGCAAGGATTATCGAATGGGGTAAGACCGGCCAAACCGCCCCTACCGCCAAAGATGAATATGCCCCCAAATTCTGTCTCGGTTGTGGCGCCCCCACCGCCCCCTGCACGACCGGCGGCACCAATTCCCCAGCAACCCAGATTTATGCAAAACGGATCGGATTCGCCGACTGCGGATCCGAGTCCGACCCAGAGTCTGACCCAGACCCAGCCCCCAGCCCCCAGCCCTGAAATTACTTGGCGGCAAGCAGGACGGGCAAAAAATTGGCGCAAAATGAAGCCAGTGAAGCAAGGGCAACTGTTTCTAGTGCAAGTCACCACGGCGATCGCTCTATTTTGGCTCATGGTCGAATTCGTCGAGTTTTCTTTCTTACTAATAAATGATGTTTTATTAAAAATGCCTTTGCTTTCGCCAGTGCAATGGTTTTATCAAGACCAGACTTGGACAGTTTTGCTCGGTCTAATCGGGTTATTCATGGCATCTCCCTGGTTGATGGATTTACTGCTGGAAAAGTGCTACGGTCTGCAACCCTTGTCCTGGAAAACTTTAAGCGATCGCAGTCCCGAAGCCTCCAAATTACTGCTCCAGTTTTCCCGTGAGCAAAATATTCCCCAATGCAAGCTGGGGCTATTACCCACCGATGCACCAATGGCCATCTCATTAGGTTGCTTACCCCGGTTTGCGCGAATCGTCGTCAGTCGGGGACTATTAGAAAAACTAGAACCGGATGAAATTGCCGCCATCTATGCCGGGGAATTAGGACATATTCTCAGTGGCACTTTACCCCTGATGTCCTTGGCCATGTTATTGTTACAGATTCCTTACAGTATTTATCTCCAAGTGGCTAAGGATGGTCAACCCTGGGAAAAAGTCTCCACCTCTCAAGGTCAGTTTATGACGGTCTGTGCCACCCTAATTTCTTCCGTTGCTTATGGGTTTTATTGGCTATTGCGTTGGCCAGTTTTATGGCTTTCCCGGTTGCGACTGTATCATAGCGATCGCGCAGCCGCCCAACTCACCGGCAACCCCAACGGCTTATCCAGAGCTTTATTAAAAATTGCCATCGGTATGGCAGAAAATATTCAAACGGTCGGAGAAACCAGTGGGTTATTAGAAGGATGGGAACTGCTGACCCCAGTGGGTGTCCGACAAGCGGTGACATTCGGCAGTTGTGCCGGTCGGACTTCTTGGGAAAATCTGCTCACATGGGAGCGGTCTAACCCTTGGCGCCCCTGGATGACCCTGAATAATTCTCATTTATTATTGGGCGATCGCCTCTATATTCTTTCGTTATATGCTAAGTTTTGGCAGCTAGAACCGGAGTTAGATTTTGTGGCTTCCCCCAAAGGAAAACTGGAAAAATCCGCAATTCAAAGGTTTATCCTCCAAGTAATCCCCTTTTTTGGCTTACCCTTGGGTTTGGCGATCGGCTTAGGTTTTTGGGCAATTGGTGGGATCGGTGGGATTTTGGGCATAGAGCAAGTCACCTGGCTATGGGGCGATCGGATAACTCTACTCAGTTGTCTGCCCATTGGCATCAGTATGGGAATCTTACTGCGGATTAATCAATTCTTTCCCGATCTACCCCCACCCACATCTTCTTTGCCTGAATTATCAGAACTACTGACTAATCCCACCAGCTTACCCATCGATAGTCAACCTATTTACCTAGAAGGGAAATTATTAGGGCGCTCTGGGATTAGCAATGCTTTAGCTCAAGATTTAATCTTGCAATCATCCGAGGGACTGATCAAATTGCACTGTTTCGCCAAATTAGGCCCATTTGCCTATCTTTGGCCGTTGCAAAATCGTCCCATTGACCTGGTGGGTTCTCAGGTAAAAATCACCGGCTGGTTTCGCCGAGGCGCCACCGTCTGGGTTGATGTGGAAAATATGGAAACGATCGCTGAAAGTCAACGCTCACGATTGTCTTTCCCAGGGGGACATCCGATTTGGTCTACGATTTTAGCCGCGATCGCCGCTATTTGGGGAGTTTATCTCAACCTGCAAGGGGGTGCGGTCTTCTAA
- the prfC gene encoding peptide chain release factor 3: MTQELITEIAQEVERRRNFAIISHPDAGKTTLTEKLLLYGGAINEAGAVKAKRAQRQATSDWMAMEQQRGISITSTVLQFEYQNYYINLLDTPGHQDFSEDTYRTLAAADNAVMLEDAAKGLEPQTRKLFEVCRMREIPIFTFMNKLDRPTREPLELLDEIEKELGISTYPVNWPIGMGDRFKGVYDRLRRQIHLFERTAHGSKKAQDTVINLGDPRIEDLLEQELYYQLKEELEILEELGAELDLQAVHAGKMTPVFFGSAVTNFGVKLFLDNFLEYALKPTVRRSSLGDVPPTHPNFTGFVFKLQANMDPKHRDRVAFVRVCTGKFEKDMTVSHARTGKSIRLSRPQKLFAQDRESIEVAYAGDAIGLNNPGMFAIGDTIYIGEKLEYEGIPCFSPELFAYLKNPNPSKFKQFRKGVSELREEGAVQIMYSTDESKRDPILAAVGQLQFEVVQFRLENEYGVETRIEMLPFTVARWVADGWEALNKVGRLFNTVTVKDSWGRPVLLFKNEWNLHQVQGDHPELKLNATAPVVAGQEPESL, from the coding sequence ATGACCCAAGAACTGATTACAGAAATAGCACAAGAAGTAGAAAGACGCCGCAACTTTGCCATTATTTCCCACCCCGACGCCGGTAAAACGACTTTAACGGAAAAGCTGTTGCTTTACGGAGGGGCAATTAATGAAGCGGGAGCCGTGAAAGCGAAACGCGCCCAGCGGCAAGCTACCTCAGACTGGATGGCAATGGAGCAGCAACGGGGAATTTCCATTACCTCCACAGTTTTGCAGTTTGAATATCAAAACTATTATATAAATCTGCTGGATACTCCCGGTCACCAAGATTTTAGTGAAGATACTTACCGGACTTTGGCCGCTGCGGATAATGCGGTGATGCTGGAAGATGCCGCTAAAGGGTTGGAACCCCAGACCCGGAAACTGTTTGAAGTCTGTCGGATGCGAGAAATTCCCATTTTCACTTTTATGAATAAGCTGGATCGACCGACTAGGGAACCTCTGGAACTCCTGGACGAAATTGAGAAAGAACTGGGGATTAGTACCTATCCCGTAAACTGGCCAATTGGCATGGGCGATCGCTTCAAAGGAGTGTACGATCGCCTGCGTCGGCAGATTCACTTATTTGAACGCACCGCCCACGGCAGCAAAAAAGCCCAGGATACCGTAATCAACCTCGGCGATCCGCGCATTGAAGACCTCTTAGAACAAGAACTGTATTATCAACTGAAAGAAGAACTGGAAATTCTCGAAGAACTCGGAGCAGAACTGGATCTGCAAGCGGTTCATGCGGGCAAAATGACTCCGGTATTCTTTGGCAGTGCTGTAACCAATTTTGGGGTGAAGCTCTTTTTAGATAATTTTCTAGAATATGCCCTGAAACCAACGGTACGTCGGAGTAGTCTTGGGGACGTTCCCCCCACTCACCCGAACTTTACCGGCTTTGTCTTTAAGCTGCAAGCTAATATGGATCCCAAACACCGCGATCGCGTGGCCTTCGTGCGGGTCTGTACCGGCAAATTTGAAAAAGACATGACTGTCAGCCATGCTCGCACCGGCAAAAGCATTCGGTTATCTCGTCCCCAGAAACTCTTTGCCCAAGACCGAGAATCCATCGAAGTCGCTTATGCGGGGGATGCCATTGGTCTGAACAATCCGGGAATGTTTGCCATTGGGGACACTATATATATTGGAGAAAAATTGGAATACGAAGGGATCCCCTGTTTCTCTCCCGAACTCTTTGCCTATTTAAAAAATCCCAACCCTTCCAAGTTCAAGCAATTCCGCAAAGGGGTTTCAGAATTACGGGAAGAAGGCGCCGTACAAATTATGTATTCTACGGACGAATCCAAACGGGATCCCATTTTGGCAGCAGTGGGTCAGCTACAGTTTGAAGTGGTACAGTTTCGGCTGGAAAATGAATATGGGGTCGAAACCAGAATCGAAATGTTGCCCTTTACCGTAGCCCGTTGGGTAGCGGATGGTTGGGAAGCCTTAAATAAAGTCGGTCGTTTGTTTAACACCGTCACGGTGAAAGACAGTTGGGGGCGTCCCGTGCTACTGTTTAAAAACGAATGGAATTTACATCAAGTTCAAGGCGACCATCCAGAATTAAAACTGAATGCCACAGCCCCAGTGGTGGCAGGTCAAGAACCAGAATCTTTGTAA
- the rfbC gene encoding dTDP-4-dehydrorhamnose 3,5-epimerase: protein MNIIPTEIPDVLIIEPKVFGDDRGFFFESFNERVFAETTGIKTQFVQDNHSRSGKNVLRGLHYQIQQTQGKLLRVVAGEIFDIAVDIRKSSPTFGQWVGCLLSGENKRQFWVPPGFAHGFLVVSDSADVLYKATDYYAPQYDRCILWNDPDIGIEWPLNGAEPILSAKDQVGQRLNSAEVFP from the coding sequence ATGAATATTATTCCCACGGAAATCCCAGATGTATTAATTATTGAACCCAAAGTTTTTGGGGATGATCGCGGATTTTTTTTTGAAAGCTTCAATGAGCGAGTGTTTGCGGAAACAACGGGCATTAAAACTCAGTTTGTCCAAGATAATCACTCGCGATCGGGCAAAAACGTCCTGCGGGGACTGCACTACCAAATTCAACAAACCCAAGGCAAATTACTCCGGGTGGTTGCCGGTGAGATATTTGATATTGCCGTAGATATTAGAAAAAGTTCTCCCACCTTTGGTCAATGGGTCGGTTGTCTGCTGAGTGGGGAAAATAAACGGCAATTTTGGGTGCCACCGGGTTTTGCCCACGGCTTTTTAGTGGTTTCCGACTCGGCGGATGTGTTGTACAAAGCCACGGACTACTACGCTCCCCAGTACGATCGCTGTATTCTCTGGAATGACCCTGATATTGGCATCGAATGGCCGTTAAATGGTGCCGAGCCAATTTTATCGGCGAAAGACCAAGTCGGTCAACGGTTAAATTCTGCGGAAGTGTTCCCATAA
- the rfbD gene encoding dTDP-4-dehydrorhamnose reductase — MKILLAGINGQLGQELHPMLVKLGDVTWVDRETLDLSQPDMIRQVIAEVKPDLIVNACAYTAVDKAESEPDLAMAVNGSGVGILAAEALKLGARLIHVSTDYVFDGSQSHPYQETDPTNPIGVYGRSKLAGEEAIQQVGGDYIIVRTAWVYGVGGVGNFVKTMLRLGSSRDELRVVTDQVGSPTWAKDLAEVIVCMIQNSPESGIYHYTNSGVCSWYDFAIAIFEEAKALGFPLQVQRVVPITTAEYPTPAKRPAYSVLSHRKISAVIGTHPPHWRQSLRLMLKDYQDN; from the coding sequence ATGAAAATTTTACTCGCTGGGATTAACGGTCAACTTGGCCAAGAATTACACCCGATGTTGGTGAAATTGGGGGATGTCACCTGGGTCGATCGCGAAACCCTGGATTTATCGCAACCAGACATGATTCGTCAGGTAATCGCTGAGGTCAAACCGGATTTGATCGTCAATGCCTGCGCTTATACGGCAGTGGACAAGGCGGAAAGCGAACCGGATCTGGCGATGGCCGTGAATGGCTCTGGGGTGGGGATTTTAGCGGCAGAAGCCCTCAAACTGGGCGCCCGGTTGATTCATGTTTCTACGGACTATGTGTTTGATGGCAGCCAAAGTCATCCCTACCAAGAAACGGATCCTACTAATCCCATTGGGGTTTATGGTCGGTCTAAATTAGCGGGAGAAGAGGCCATTCAGCAAGTGGGGGGCGACTATATTATTGTCAGAACCGCTTGGGTCTATGGTGTCGGGGGAGTTGGCAATTTTGTTAAGACTATGCTGCGTTTGGGCAGTAGTCGGGACGAGTTGCGGGTGGTGACGGATCAAGTGGGCAGTCCCACTTGGGCGAAGGATTTGGCTGAGGTGATCGTCTGTATGATTCAAAATTCCCCAGAATCCGGGATTTACCACTATACCAATAGTGGGGTTTGTAGCTGGTATGATTTCGCGATCGCCATCTTTGAAGAAGCCAAAGCCCTGGGTTTTCCCTTGCAAGTGCAACGGGTGGTGCCCATTACCACCGCTGAATATCCCACCCCGGCAAAACGTCCCGCTTATTCCGTTCTTTCTCATCGCAAAATCTCTGCTGTTATCGGTACTCATCCCCCCCATTGGCGGCAATCATTGCGTCTTATGCTGAAAGATTATCAAGATAATTAA
- a CDS encoding glucose-1-phosphate thymidylyltransferase: MKAIILSGGKGTRLRPLTYSGAKQLVPVANKPILWYGIESIVAAGITDIGIIISPETGEEVKQVTGNGDSFGAKITYILQEQPAGLAHAVKIAQPFLGDSPFIMYLGDNIIEGSVDSFLTQFNQQNLDALILLRAVSNPSAFGVAKVDEKGRVLQLIEKPKEPPSNLALVGVYLFSSAIHEAIAQIKPSARGELEITDAIQRLIDLEKPVEACTLQGWWLDTGKKDDLLEANRIILDTQITPSVEGEIDDRSQVIGRVKIGAGTKVINSSIRGPAIIGENCYLENCFIGPYSSIANEATLIDADLEHSVILRGAKIDRIQQRLVDSVIGRRANLTVASRRPKALRFMIGDDSQVELF; this comes from the coding sequence ATGAAAGCAATCATTCTTTCTGGGGGCAAAGGCACCCGGTTAAGACCGCTGACTTATTCTGGGGCAAAACAACTGGTACCCGTGGCGAATAAACCGATTCTTTGGTATGGAATTGAAAGCATTGTTGCCGCTGGAATTACGGACATTGGGATTATTATTAGTCCCGAAACTGGAGAAGAAGTTAAACAGGTGACTGGGAATGGCGATAGCTTTGGCGCCAAGATTACTTATATTCTCCAAGAACAACCCGCAGGATTGGCTCATGCAGTCAAAATCGCCCAACCTTTCTTAGGTGATTCTCCTTTTATTATGTATCTGGGGGATAACATTATTGAAGGCAGCGTTGACTCGTTTTTGACCCAGTTTAATCAGCAAAATCTTGATGCTTTAATTTTGTTGCGAGCAGTGTCTAATCCCAGCGCTTTTGGGGTAGCGAAAGTAGATGAAAAAGGTCGAGTTTTACAGTTAATTGAAAAGCCCAAGGAACCCCCGTCTAATTTAGCATTGGTAGGGGTTTATTTATTTTCTAGTGCTATCCATGAGGCGATCGCACAAATCAAACCTTCCGCCCGGGGTGAATTAGAAATTACCGATGCGATCCAGCGGTTAATTGACCTAGAAAAACCTGTAGAAGCTTGTACATTACAAGGTTGGTGGCTGGATACCGGGAAAAAAGATGACCTCCTCGAAGCCAATAGAATTATTCTCGATACGCAAATTACTCCTTCTGTAGAAGGGGAAATAGATGACCGGAGTCAAGTAATTGGCCGAGTCAAAATTGGCGCCGGAACCAAAGTAATCAACTCTTCCATCCGTGGCCCAGCAATTATTGGCGAAAATTGTTATTTAGAAAACTGTTTTATCGGCCCTTATAGCAGTATCGCCAATGAAGCAACCTTAATTGATGCTGACCTAGAACATAGCGTTATTTTACGCGGGGCAAAAATCGATCGCATTCAGCAACGTTTAGTCGATAGTGTGATTGGTCGTCGAGCCAATTTAACGGTTGCTTCTCGCCGTCCCAAAGCCTTACGATTTATGATTGGCGATGACTCTCAAGTAGAGTTATTTTAA
- a CDS encoding AAA family ATPase yields MLKRIYIDNFRCLVNFELNVDAINLFLGANGSGKSTVFEVLQKIQAFVSGDRKIEGIFKSSDCTRWQIAPLQRFELEIIGNGGSYKYELGIGHERDRCRVEYERLWYDNQPLLKFELGEVQLYRDNHSEGPQYSFDWSQSMLPSLMPRNDNTKLTWFRERIQRIIIVRMIPSLMADESNQEEMRLNTQMENFVSWYRYLSQDQGKVAEISNVLKDVLDGFNSFKFERVSEQNQVLKLRLAGGNNSNQLIEYRLGELSDGQKALVALYTMIYGTRSEDYTLCIDEPENFLALPEIQPWLIQLYDFCSERKLQTLLISHHPELINYLLASPIGYWFDRQSNAPVRLKRISIEVADNSGLPVSELIARGWLNEPA; encoded by the coding sequence ATGCTCAAACGGATCTACATTGATAATTTTCGCTGCTTGGTCAATTTTGAGCTTAATGTTGATGCAATTAATTTATTTCTCGGTGCTAACGGCTCCGGGAAATCAACGGTTTTTGAAGTATTGCAGAAAATTCAAGCATTTGTTAGCGGCGATCGCAAGATAGAAGGAATTTTTAAATCCTCAGATTGCACTCGTTGGCAAATTGCACCATTACAACGGTTTGAGTTAGAGATTATCGGCAATGGCGGCAGCTATAAATATGAGTTGGGGATTGGACATGAGCGCGATCGATGTCGGGTTGAATATGAGCGTTTGTGGTATGATAACCAGCCTTTACTAAAATTTGAGTTAGGCGAAGTTCAACTGTATCGAGACAATCATTCAGAAGGTCCTCAATACTCATTTGACTGGTCGCAGTCCATGCTGCCTTCGTTGATGCCAAGAAATGACAATACAAAGTTAACTTGGTTTAGAGAAAGAATCCAACGAATTATTATTGTCCGAATGATTCCTAGCTTAATGGCTGATGAAAGCAACCAAGAAGAAATGCGGCTAAATACCCAGATGGAAAATTTTGTTTCTTGGTATCGGTATCTTTCTCAAGACCAAGGCAAAGTCGCTGAAATCAGCAATGTTTTAAAAGATGTTCTGGATGGTTTCAACAGCTTTAAGTTTGAGCGAGTCAGCGAACAAAATCAAGTGTTAAAATTACGTTTAGCCGGTGGAAATAATAGTAACCAATTAATTGAATATCGGCTGGGAGAATTATCAGACGGTCAAAAAGCTTTAGTTGCTTTATATACGATGATTTATGGGACGCGATCAGAAGACTATACTTTATGTATTGATGAACCGGAAAACTTTTTAGCTTTGCCGGAAATTCAACCTTGGTTGATTCAGCTTTATGACTTTTGTAGTGAAAGAAAACTGCAAACTTTACTAATTTCTCACCATCCTGAGTTAATTAACTACCTTTTGGCTTCACCGATTGGTTATTGGTTTGACCGGCAAAGTAATGCCCCTGTAAGATTAAAAAGAATTAGTATTGAAGTGGCTGATAATTCTGGATTACCTGTTTCAGAATTAATTGCAAGGGGATGGTTGAATGAGCCAGCGTAG
- a CDS encoding glycosyltransferase gives MTENQAESKPFIYFLTVNYYSSKLITSLLASLETQAKIPYKLIIVNNSPDDAEIEALNQEKTVILQAGENLGFGKGCNLGIHWVYDQDPEAIIWLINPDTLMLTDSLAKVPDFFSNHPEVSILGTMVYEPSGDVWFGGGEFNRYTGSIIIKDNLFLHNPDAEYISCAWVTGCSFLLNLRKFDTCPEFDPDYFLYYEDFDFCQRYAQKGHVIAMTNHLAVFHQPSQITNQNLFHKYYHSTYSYLFTINKYCHPVVFWLRLLRLGLNGLWFLLRDSLKRSALRNRAVGLGKIKGILSYLKSDKNYSDNHHRDTENTK, from the coding sequence ATGACTGAAAATCAGGCTGAATCAAAACCATTTATCTACTTTTTGACCGTTAACTATTACTCATCAAAGTTAATTACCTCTCTTTTAGCATCTCTGGAAACACAAGCCAAAATACCCTATAAACTAATTATCGTAAATAATTCCCCGGATGATGCCGAAATTGAAGCATTAAATCAGGAAAAAACGGTAATTTTGCAGGCTGGGGAAAATCTAGGATTTGGTAAAGGGTGTAATTTAGGCATCCACTGGGTTTATGACCAAGACCCAGAAGCTATTATTTGGCTGATTAATCCCGATACCCTGATGCTGACGGATTCTTTGGCAAAAGTGCCGGACTTTTTTAGCAATCATCCCGAAGTTTCTATTTTAGGCACAATGGTTTATGAACCCAGTGGGGATGTTTGGTTTGGGGGAGGGGAATTTAATCGCTATACTGGGTCGATTATTATTAAAGATAATTTATTTTTGCACAATCCCGATGCTGAATATATTTCTTGTGCTTGGGTGACAGGCTGTAGTTTTTTACTGAATTTAAGAAAGTTTGATACTTGTCCCGAATTTGACCCAGATTATTTTTTATATTACGAGGATTTTGATTTTTGTCAGCGTTATGCTCAAAAAGGTCATGTTATAGCCATGACGAATCATCTGGCAGTGTTTCACCAACCTTCGCAAATTACTAATCAAAATTTATTCCATAAGTATTATCATAGTACCTATAGTTATTTATTCACGATTAACAAGTATTGTCATCCAGTTGTTTTCTGGTTGAGATTGCTCAGATTAGGGTTAAATGGTTTATGGTTTTTGCTGCGCGATTCGCTAAAGCGATCCGCCTTGCGGAATCGCGCAGTTGGGTTAGGTAAAATTAAGGGAATTTTGAGTTATCTTAAATCCGATAAAAATTACTCAGATAATCACCACAGAGACACAGAGAACACAAAGTAG